ttgtatatatgtatgttataataatgtaataagcGTAATAAGGtattaacacattatttttagGAGTGTTTAGCCGCTGGTATTGGTTTATAAAGatgctttaaatatttttaagtttgTCTATCACGTTTGTCTGATTTTGTAATCTTTAAGGTTGGCAGGTCTAAAACGGTATTGAAAACAACAAAAGTGATTGAGGTTATGTCTGTATATTGTACAATTAATCAACAGCAACACAGTTATTGAAATGGACCCAATTAGTACAAGCTTTTAATGACAACAGGCAAACACCTACACAGGCATTTACAGAGTCCAACTAGTAGTGCCAGCTAGGTCTTTTTGACTAATTTGTTGTTCGTTCCTCTCAGCGAGTGTTATCACAGTTGACATATGTTTGCATAAgcctttataaatgtttttgtaggTTCGTCAGTTTTCATAGTGAGCTTATATAGGTGTGGCTTTTTGAATGCTTTCCTTCTGTGAGTGACAATTAAGCTCTTTAATAAAATGTCCCACACTGTGTTCTCTAACAGTCAGCTGCATGTATAACAGGCAGTATTCTAATTAAGTGGTGTGtagtaagctttttttttttttttttttttttttcaggactaTTTTGACATTGTGAAGAATCCCATGGACTTGTCTACTATCAAACGGAAACTTGACACAGGCCAGTATCAGGAGCCGTGGCAGTATGTGGATGACATCTGGCTGATGTTCAACAACGCCTGGCTCTACAACCGTAAGACGTCGCGGGTCTATAAGTACTGCTCCAAACTGGCGGAGGTGTTTGAGCAGGAGATTGACCCTGTCATGCAGAGCCTTGGCTATTGCTGTGGGAGAAAAGTGAGTGTGTCATTTTCATTTATGATTATCTTTTTATAACCGTTTCCAAATACTTTGTGTTTTTCCTGAGTCACTAACACTTTTCCCCTCTTTTTCCCCCCCTTATAGCTGGAGTTTTCCCCTCAGACTCTCTGCTGCTATGGGAAGCAGCTATGCACTATACCACGAGATGCTGCTTACTTTAGTTACCAGAACAGGTAAGGGACATGGGTGAGACAGCTGCTGCAGCTGCcaccacactcacacatgcaTAATCCTAATTAGCCCAGTTGAAGTACAGCACCATAACAAGTTTATAGGCTCTGGTCGCTAAACTTGAAACAACTTAAATCTTTAAAATACCGAAAAATATACTACTAGTcactttttttccattaaaaggaatcATAATCACTAACTATGTGCAATATCTTTGTGATCTTGGCCATAAATGACTAAAATCAGTTCAAGAATAATGGAGGAATCCAGTTCAGAAATATTATTTTTGACAAGCATTTTGATTCAGTTTATTGAAACAGTTTGTTTTTAAGTTGagatgcaccaaaaaaaaaaaaaaaaaaaaaaaaaagagccatgGCTGAAGATTGAATACcggtaccaatttttttttttctttaaacaattTTTATTAATGTTGCCAAATTTGCATCATTGCATATACTGGagtctaaataaatgttttaaagtaaatCTAATTACAAAgctgtacaattaaaaaaaaattattgaacgCTTAACATTAACACCCCAGCAGGCGTATTCTGGTTTATTTTGGTTGCCCAATATTCAGTGTACCCTTAAAGTCATTTTGGGATATTGTTTTGCCTTAACATATCATTGTCATAAAAAATTCTGTGCATCTCAGAAATTGAggacagaatataaaatacttaatttttttgtaatgtaataCGATTAACGAAATAACCTTCCTTCTAAAATATCCACATTGTTTAGGGCAATAATTAAAATATTCAACCATCTTTGATGTTTTCCTCTTATTTTGCTTTTATAAAAGGAGTTGTGGGCAATATAATGTGGCTTTTTCACAAGAATTTTCAAAAGGAAAAATTAATTGTTTCATAGTGAAAAACAGATATGTAAAAAGTAACatcagttgaataaaaatgtaaaataggtGAAATATATTTACCCTCCATCAAGCCAGTGTTAAGTATAGTCAGGTTTGCACATCTGGAcactaattttattttaattttttaatctaTTGGATTGAGGTCTAGAATTTCTAAGGttctttttaaagattttttttttttttttttttctgaccatGATTCTGCTTTTAAAAGCAATAAAGGAGGGAACATGTAAGGGGTTGATTTACCTTTTGTAAAGGCCATTCACAAGGTTTTAATGATGTGATGTGTATTATCAGAGTCAGCttttaaagttgttgtttttttttcgtgtcaATAATATTCTGCATCCTTACAGTTACCCAACAGTCTTGCTCTTgctatgtgtgtttgtttaatgtGCTCATGTGTCTGTAAATGCTCCTCCTCCCCACCCCTGCCTCCCCCAGTAGTTGATTCTGCCCTTTGTAGCTGTGATTTACTCATTACACATGCAATCCGCTAATCTGTGCTTTGCTTTGGCTTTCTGCTTGTCTTGTCTGTCGTTTGTCTTCATGTCCATTTGTCCgttttctttcgtttttttttttctcccttcccAACACCTTTACCCTCCCTGCCATGCCTGTCATGTCTGCAATGGCCTGCTTTCACCTGACCAATCATGTCTACCATAACCACCCCCAACCCCTACCCCTTAAACCCTGCTCAAAACCTTGCATCATGATTGGCTCCCCTGGTGACGACCCTGTTCTGCGCTCCTCATCTGTGCCTACTTCCCTTTTGGCCTGCCCTGTCCTGCCTTGCCCTGCAATGATTGGTGTCTGCCTCATCATGGCCTCTCTGTGATTGGCTGTGGTGTTGGTGAATGGTGTAGTTCACCAAAATATGGGCTTCTTGCTGACAGGTACCACTTCTGTGAGAAGTGTTTCAATGAGATCCAGGGTGAGAGCGTGTCCTTGGGGGACGATCCATCCCAGCCTCAGACGTAAGTATCTCTGTCTCTCACGTGTGTGGATTTTGACATGTATTAGATAAATGGTCTAGTGAGCTATGTAAACTTATCTATTCAATGTAGATGTTGGTTTTTCCAAAATACTTTtggtcctttttttattttttttcaagggCAGTAATACAGAAAAGCACAATGTTTTTCTAAAGACTGTAAATAAATTCCACCAGTTGTTGAAATTCAAAATAACACATGTTTCAGGTCCATCACCAAGGAACAGTTTGAAAAGAAGAAGAATGACACACTTGACCCTGAGTTGTAAGTCATATCATTTCTAGTGTAAGCTCAGATGTTAGCTTTAAGATGCCGCTTGCATcattttcaatacatttttacCATGCTTTCCTTATTTAAAGCATCAGTGACTAACAGCATGTTACTTAGAtggctgaaatgagcttttattggAAAATATCatgcattttgttttttgtttttttcgcaGATTTGTGGAATGTTTGGACTGTGGACGGAAAATGCATCAGATCTGTGTTCTGCACCATGAGACTATTTGGCCATCAGGGTAAGTCTTCCCACCCAAACAGTCAGATTACTGCAGTTAGTGTTTTTTAAGTGGTTAAATGGTTTATCTAACCTGGTATATTATTTCCTCCTTCAGGTTTGTATGTAATGGGTGTCTGAAGAAGGCCAACAAGACCCGTAAAGAGAATAAATACGCTGCTAAAAGTATGTTCTTTACTTTTTGAGAGTATATAATTAAAGTGTAATGCATTAACATCCTTGACCGTGATGACTAAATGTTCCTTTGCTCATTCAGGGCTACCACCAACTAAACTCGGCATTTACTTGGAAAATCGAGTTAATGACTATGTGAAGCGCCAAAACCACCCGGAGGCGGGTGAAGTCACTATTCGTGTTGTCCATGTCTCTGATAAGGTGGTAGAAGTGAAACCAGGAATGAAAGCCAGGTAAAAGAATTGGGTTCTGACTTTCACTGTTTAGCCTCAAGTCTGGCATGAATTAATGAAAGATGCTAATGGtcagttgtgtgttttttttttttcctctcctcttcccttttctctcctcttctccctAGGTTTGTGGACACTGGTGAGATGGCAGAATCTTTTCCTTATAGATCAAAAGCGCTGTTTGCGTTTGAGGACATTGATGGTGCTGATGTCTGCTTCTTTGGCATGCATGTACAGGAATACGGCTCAGACTGTCCACCCCCAAATCAAAGGTCAGGCAGCGAAGACTTTGTTATAAGACTTTGTTATaagctttttttctcttcagaaTGTATCTAGAGGTTTCTGTGTCTCATGaatcctctctttttctttgatGCAGACGGGTATACATATCCTATCTGGACAGTGTTCACTTTTTTCAGCCACGCTGTATGAGAACAACAGTCTACCATGAAATTCTCATTGGGTATCTGGAATATGCCAAAAAACTAGGGTAAGTTTcagatgtatttcttttttttttttttttactaattttaatgTTCTAATGAAATGATTGGAGAACGAAAGCTGCCTGTTCATATTATAACGATTCATACTAAAGCTAGTCAGAAGCTAAAATACTGAATTAACTGTGGCTTCTCTTTCAGATTTACCACTGGCCATATTTGGGCCTGCCCTCCAAGTGAGGGTGACGACTACATCTTCCACTGTCATCCTACAGATCAGAGAATACCCAAACCTAAAAGGCTGCAAGAGTGGTATAAGAAAATGTTGGACAAAGCTGTTGCAGAACGTATTGTTCACGACTATAAGGTACATTTATTTAGTAGTCCTGGCAGTCAAATTTGCAGTGTACGATAAATGAACAAATTCATAATGCATACATTTCTATACATTACTTTTCAGGACATATTCAAGCAGGCAACAGAGGATCGTCTCACTAGCGCCAAGGAACTGCCCTACTTTGAGGGAGACTTTTGGCCCAATGTGCTTGAAGAGAGCATTAAGGAGCTGGAACAGGAGGAagaagagagaaaacgagaggaaAATAATACGTCGAGTGAAAGTGTAGATGTAAGTTAGAAGGATCTGTTTTTCCATGTGCTGTCTATAGATACAAATGAAGGAATCTGGTTCTAAAGCACATTTTTCTTACAGGCTACAAAGGGCGATAGCAAAAATGCCAAGAAAAAGAACAATAAGAAGACAAGCAAGAACAAGAGCAGTCTGAGCCGAGCCAACAAAAAGAAACCAGGAATGCCAAATGTGTCCAATGACTTGTCGCAGAAGCTCTATGCAACTATGGAGAAGCACAAAGAGGTGGGATGGGTTAAAATTTTGAAGTtgttaaatgtatttgtatagcaaAAAGCTTTGGTTCTAATTGTCCTTTCTGGACTTTCTGGAAGGTGTTCTTCGTTATCCGACTGAGTGCTGGACCCAACTCCAATGCTCTTCCACCCATTATTGACCCGGATCCCTTAATGGCATGTGACCTGATGGATGGAAGAGATGCTTTCTTGACACTGGCGCGGGACAAACATCTGGAATTCTCCTCACTAAGGCGCTCCAGATGGAGTTCGATGTGTATGTTGGTAGAGCTGCACAACCAGAGCCAAGATCGGTTTGTCTACACCTGTAATGAATGCAAACATCACGTTGAAACGCGTTTCCACTGTACTGTATGCGAGGTAAGAAATCGACCAATTTTTCTTTAGCAAAGAGCATTTCAAAATCAAAGTAGTGCATATTTTGTGTTATGTTATATACTAatctgaattatttttatttatttatttttccctttccATAGGACTATGACCTTTGCATTACTTGCTACAATACAAAAGGCCATGAGCACAAGATGGATAAGCTCGGTCTGGGCCTGGATGACGAGAGCAACAACCAAGCTGCAGCTTCCATGCAGAGTCCTGGAGACTCACGCCGCCTTAGCATCCAGCGTTGCATCCAGTCTCTTGTACATGCTTGCCAGTGCCGCAATGCCAACTGCTCACTTCCATCGTGTCAGAAGATGAAACGTGTGGTTCAGCACACCAAGGGCTGTAAGCGCAAGACGAATGGTGGTTGTCCTATCTGCAAGCAGCTGATTGCACTTTGCTGTTACCATGCTAAACACTGCCAAGAGAACAAGTGCCCTGTACCGTTCTGCCTCAACATCAAGCAGAAATTGcgtcagcagcagctccagcaccGGGTTCAGCAGGCTCAGATGCTACGGAGAAGGGTTGCCAGCATGAATAGAGCAGGACAACTGCAAATTGGTGGAAATGGAGGTCTACCATCACCTGGGAACAATGGAACTGCAGGTCCAGGCACTCCTACACCAAATTCTCAACCTCCAACACCACAGACACCAACTCAACAATGTCAACCTCTTGTACCCCAGCCTGGAGTTTCAGGAGGTTCGCAGCAGCTGGCAGGAATGGGTCAGCATCATCAGTTTCAGCAGATGCCTACAGGTGGAGGGATGATGAACTCGCCACAACAGCAGATGGTACAACAGCAGCAACCGCAGCCATCTCAGCAACAGCTGCAACATCCAAACAGCCTTCCTCCATATGTTCAAAGACCACAAGGCTCCTCTCCACTGTCTCAATCTGTAGGGAAACCAGGCATGGGCCCGAACAGCCTTCCTCAACAACCGACAAACCCAGGGCAAACAAACTTTCCTCCACAGCAGCCTCCCGGCCCCCCTCCTGCAGCCCTGGAAATGGCTTTAAAGATTCAGAGAGTAGCAGAGTCACAAAGGCAGATGGCCAAACAGAAGAGCCTACACATGAATCAGGGACCAGGGATGATGCCACCACATGCCATGCAGGGACCTCAGACTCAAAACCAGATGAGCATGAACCATCCAGGGGCGGGGATGGTGGGGGCTCAGGGAATGCCACCACAAGCGCAAACTGCTGTAGCCAGGGCAcagatggagcagcagcagcagggtatTGTAGGAGCAAGCATGCAGCAACAGGGAGGGCCACAAAACCAACTTcctcctcaagtgcagttgcctCAGCAAACTCCACAGGGTGGGGCTCAGCTTCAGCCTCCTCAGCCACAGCAGTGGGGGTCCCCTGGCATGCCCCATCAGCAGAGACCAGGAATGATGGGCCAGATGGGTCACCCGGGGATGGTTCCAGCTCAACAAATGCAGCAAGtttctcagcagcagcagcaactccctccacagcagcagcaacaaggGCATCCTGGAGTGATGGGAATGATGGCCGGTCCAGGAGGGGCTGCTGGTGCAGGGCCTGGCACTGGTGGTCTCTCTCAGAGTGCCTTGCAAGACCTCCTGAGAACTCTGCGATCCCCCAGTTCTCCccttcagcagcagcaggtccTGAACATACTGCGCTCAAATCCTCAGCTTATGGCAACTTTCATCAAGCAGCGTGCACCCAAGTATATTGGTAGGGGTGGTCCTGGAGGTGGAGGCCCTGGTCCAGCAGTCATGGATGGGCAGCAGGTTAATGCTGGAGTTGCCCCGCCTGGTATGCACATGGGACAAGGGCCAGGCATGGGACAAGGACCAGGCCTGGGCCAAATGAATCCActtcaacaacaacagcagcagcagcagcaagttGCACAGCGTTCCATGATGGGTGTAAATATGCAGCAGCAGCAACTGGCTGCTttgcaacaacaacagcagcagcaacagcagcagcaaggtGTTATGCCAGGCCAAGGGGCCAACATGTCAAATATCTCCCCTCAGTTCAGAGAATTGATGAGAAAACATttgcagcagcaacaacagcagcagcaacagcagcagcaacagcagcagatgaacCATAGTCAATTCCAGCACCCCCAGGCACAGCAGCAACATGGTTATCTTGGTCAGCCTGGAATGCCTCCTCAGCAACCTGGTCAACCACAAGCTGGTGGACTCCAGCAGCAGCAAGGAGGACCCCAACCTGGAATGCAACAGAATTACTCAGGACCTGTGTCCCATGTGGCAGCCACTCTGCAACAgagggtgcagcagcagcagctccagatgcagcatcagcagcaacaGAATGCTATGGGTGGGCTCCCAGTGGGTGACGGAGGTCCTGTAGGTGGTGGTtcgctccagcagcagcagctacagcCCCCTCAGGGTAGTTCCCAGCCTTCCCAGGCCATGCTCCAACAAGCAATGCACCAAAGGctccttcagcagcagcagcaacaccgAGGTGGTGGATCTCCTGCCCAGCACAACAATCCAATGAGCCCTCAGCAGCAGATGTCTCAGTCTCCGCATTTACAGGGTCAGCAGTTGCCGACTTCACTTAGCAACCAGGTGCGGTCGCCCCAGCCATCTCCACGGCCGCAGTCCCAGCCGCCCAACTCCAGTCCATCTCCTCGCTTGCAACCCCAGCCTTCTCCCCACCGCATCTCTCCCCAGACCCAGACGGGCTCCCCGCACCCCAGTCATCTTCCCCAGCACCACACTGGCATGGTGCCTCCGCCACATCCGCAACAGCCACAGCAGCCAcctcagcagcagcaggctgTGGACCAATCTCCATTTGGAGCAGACCAGAACGCCATGCTTTCACAGCTCGGTGGAATGGGGGCCCTGCATGGGCAAGGGACTAGTGACATGCTGGCTGGCAACAACCAGGACATGGGGACAAATATTAATCACAATTCATTAGATATAATGTAGCATTATAGTCCTTGGAGAACTGCTCTTGTTACCAGGAATGGGTCGCAGTTTTAGAATTTACCATTGCTATCATTATTagtgttatttaatattttttgaagtAAATGAAAAGAATACAACTTCCTATGGGAGATACTACATTAAATGctcaaattaataaattaaatgaatggtAAGTTATTGctgttaatatatacatatatattttttagccaATTGTGTTCAAAGGGTTTTGGGTTAAAGGTTGGGGAAAATTCTCCTTGGTATATGATATTTTTGGGGACGTCTGCcttttttatagatatttttaagattttagatGCATAGAATTAAAGAGGAAAACATGTAAACACAATAGAccttttttgttgtcttttccATACACGCTCAAGATTGTACCCATTTTTGAAAGTGTTAAAATCCAATCAGAAATGGTGGcggcggcggtggtggtggttatCGATTATTACTGTTGTATTTGTCATCATCTCGGTCAGCTTAAAATCCCTTCAGtgttcatgttttttctttttcagacacATAATAGCATATTCTGTTTGAGACAGCTGCAATTCACAaagaatatatttttgttaacagAATCAGGCTGAAGAAATGAATgaatttatatttcatattttcttttttgtaaaaaaattgcGGGTGGGTGGGCCTAGGGGGTTTTGTTGGGGTTAAGTGAagttgagtgtttgtgtgtttcctgATGACGGATTGCATGGGATATGTCTGTTCTCCTATGCATGTCACAGTTTTCCCACTTACATGAACCCTCTCCTGTGAATGTGTGCTCCATTCTCTGACTCTGTCCTTTTACGCTGGAACGGTAACGGAACTGTTGACACTACAGGTGTTCTATATACAGAGAACACAGTGCGGTGAATTCTGCCACGGAGACGACGTGGATAAATGTGATGAGGGAATGTGGATTTCTCAAAGAAGCAACCTTTAATGCCCTTTTGCTCTCTCACTGACTTTGTGCCCTCACTCCTCTTTGCCCAAGAAGGAACTATATCCCCTGAATTTTCCCTTTTCCCTGAGACTTTGATATTCAGAACTATTGGGCTTTCAATACTTCTTTTCCTACGGTATAAAGAAAAGTCTGGActacaatgctgtttttttttgttttttttcttgcttttttttcttttttaaataaatactatgTACATGGAAATGGACAGGCAGAAATAGACTTGTGAGAATTTTCTATTGCTGTTTCTTGTTGATTTAAGCTCTTAGGAGTTGTAGAACTTTAGGGCAGCTTAGAGCAAGCATGCTCAACCTTGAGATGAGATGTTTTGCCATAAGGCTGTTTGAATGGGGTGCGGGTCAGTACTTTTGCAGCTTTGTATATGTACAAAATTTTGAGGTTTTTCACTTGAACATGGTGGGTGTGTACTAACAAGCCAGTGCAGGCTTTGTTTGTCTCCAtgttgcacacaaacacactgtggaGGGCATCTACTGTGCAGTTTAGGGGAAAAAGAATTGGAGGACAGTTTCTGAATGAACGGGAAAGACCCTTATTCAAAcctattcaattttttttcttctttcccttCATAAAGTTAACCGGTAAAGGGGCGGGGAATGACCACGTGACATGAACAGTGGCAATATGGCTTGAgacttattttataaaaatgagaaatacttgtcttttatatatagatatattatttaatttaatttttggaaaataaaaaaaaaacttgaagcaACAGGAGTTGATAAATGacactttttctttcttattttttgtaaGATGTAATGGTGATGCAAAATGACACTGCTGTCATACCTTATACATCCCACTTAGGGACTGCTAAGAAATATCATGCCGTTTTAATGAAATGTCTTATACATGAATATATGGAAATATACAGAACTATTCACTGTACAAACCATGAAaactgaacagtttttttttgtttaaacagatACAGACTGGAAAAAACATGTGATTTGACCACTTTTCTCATGCTAACACTCTTGGTGCTTGCTGGCAGGAGCAAAAATATTTGATGCTCTGGTTTCGAtagttttcttttcttcttttttttaagttattctgGTCAGATTTTTTGCCAATTATTTAATTGTACATTAAAGTATGTTTGTACCAATGGAACTTACTGTGGCTTTTAGTTTGGTTTTACTTTGTTTAGAATTCTAATGAATGTTTAATACAGTCAGTCAATATGCTGCTAACAGAAACATCTGGCCTTTATCAGGAAAGGGTCATGAAAACCACTGTGATTTACCTGATGTATAATTAGCTGCTTTTGTATCAACCAATGGAAAAACACAAACCGTGCCATGATTTTCTCACATTTAACTTTATTACAATATAAAAGCACAAGTCTAACagataataattataatacaaatactgcaatttatttgtatagcatcaCACTACCATATCTGTTTTAAAGTGCAATGTTTTAGAGAAGCAAAAGAAACCACAGATAACTGGGTAATATATTAGGATATATACACTGTTTCATTTGCTTGGCTTCCATCAGTCATAAGAAAAGTACAAAAGAATCAGATCAGTCCCCAGAGA
This genomic stretch from Astyanax mexicanus isolate ESR-SI-001 chromosome 15, AstMex3_surface, whole genome shotgun sequence harbors:
- the ep300a gene encoding histone acetyltransferase p300 isoform X6, with the protein product MAENVLDSGPPSAKRPKLSSPALSASASDGNDFGSLLDLEHDLPDELISSSELGLANGGDLGQLHTSLGGGGMGVGMLGGVGPTGQDAAAKHKQLSELLRSGAPPVAAQQQGGGPAGASVGLLGSMKASQGPLGMAPQGQQHLSPQQASLMQQQQMAGMVGGMNRAMLGPQKGNGQQQPGGPTAQQQGMMAGQMMNGAPRMGYPNPGMGSNSNLLAETLQQQATGGQGGLRAQQPGVMNKMGMMTAGAGPYGGPYSQNAGQNLGGAGLAPQLMNKPGMPNNMVQFNLDKKPQPMPGMPAMGSQQSPAGGSGVGGAAGMVPNAQGGLGTASTAGVPPTADPEKRKLIQQQLVLLLHAHKCQRREQANGEVRQCNLPHCRTMKNVLNHMTHCQAGKSCQVAHCASSRQIISHWKNCTRHDCPVCLPLKNAGDKRNQQSLLGSASVGLGTALGTTPGPHSAPNLNTPGQIDPSSIERAYAALGLTYQGNQAHSQPAQQTPRALNAMGGNPMGVNGAVGAQSQNQQSSLLQDTMLHLNMNSQNLMNDSSGVGNVGSMPVATPAAGPGMRKSWHEDITQDLRNHLVHKLVQAIFPTPDPAALKDRRMENLVAYARKVEGDMYESANSRAEYYHLLAEKIYKIQKELEEKRRTRLQKQSMIPTQPGMPPTGMQQGPTGIGQSGLLTGLPPNGPLPDPSMVRPTGPNQMVNRMQNPAGMNPFNQMQTMGQRSTPPLPHGAPLNQMGMGPARMTPPNVPQMQNQYMPPSQFPGSSPMMGTGSVGMAQPGTPGGMAQGPMSNPPSLPVGSPLAQPGSAGGVGSGASVGSLGSNGVVGMPPSSMPSQSMNLPHCPPVRQSSPSPARSRTPTPHLTPPPSLPGSQTPQPHTPSLPVAPGASQQQLSQPANSEKAMQLQQQQPLGGPPSAAPSSVVASQHPPTPLSQKGSLPVDGQAATPASVSSADASSQQAPSDNTATFEPKMEVKEEEEEEEDESMKGGRTGKKGDIKTEEKPEIKKEEALTEESKSTVMETSTAAGEDKKPEVKTEPKEEDAGAGSAGSKSETPSKKKIFKPEELRQALMPTLESLYRQDPESLPFRQPVDPSLLGIPDYFDIVKNPMDLSTIKRKLDTGQYQEPWQYVDDIWLMFNNAWLYNRKTSRVYKYCSKLAEVFEQEIDPVMQSLGYCCGRKLEFSPQTLCCYGKQLCTIPRDAAYFSYQNSSPKYGLLADRYHFCEKCFNEIQGESVSLGDDPSQPQTSITKEQFEKKKNDTLDPELFVECLDCGRKMHQICVLHHETIWPSGFVCNGCLKKANKTRKENKYAAKRLPPTKLGIYLENRVNDYVKRQNHPEAGEVTIRVVHVSDKVVEVKPGMKARFVDTGEMAESFPYRSKALFAFEDIDGADVCFFGMHVQEYGSDCPPPNQRRVYISYLDSVHFFQPRCMRTTVYHEILIGYLEYAKKLGFTTGHIWACPPSEGDDYIFHCHPTDQRIPKPKRLQEWYKKMLDKAVAERIVHDYKDIFKQATEDRLTSAKELPYFEGDFWPNVLEESIKELEQEEEERKREENNTSSESVDATKGDSKNAKKKNNKKTSKNKSSLSRANKKKPGMPNVSNDLSQKLYATMEKHKEVFFVIRLSAGPNSNALPPIIDPDPLMACDLMDGRDAFLTLARDKHLEFSSLRRSRWSSMCMLVELHNQSQDRFVYTCNECKHHVETRFHCTVCEDYDLCITCYNTKGHEHKMDKLGLGLDDESNNQAAASMQSPGDSRRLSIQRCIQSLVHACQCRNANCSLPSCQKMKRVVQHTKGCKRKTNGGCPICKQLIALCCYHAKHCQENKCPVPFCLNIKQKLRQQQLQHRVQQAQMLRRRVASMNRAGQLQIGGNGGLPSPGNNGTAGPGTPTPNSQPPTPQTPTQQCQPLVPQPGVSGGSQQLAGMGQHHQFQQMPTGGGMMNSPQQQMVQQQQPQPSQQQLQHPNSLPPYVQRPQGSSPLSQSVGKPGMGPNSLPQQPTNPGQTNFPPQQPPGPPPAALEMALKIQRVAESQRQMAKQKSLHMNQGPGMMPPHAMQGPQTQNQMSMNHPGAGMVGAQGMPPQAQTAVARAQMEQQQQGIVGASMQQQGGPQNQLPPQVQLPQQTPQGGAQLQPPQPQQWGSPGMPHQQRPGMMGQMGHPGMVPAQQMQQVSQQQQQLPPQQQQQGHPGVMGMMAGPGGAAGAGPGTGGLSQSALQDLLRTLRSPSSPLQQQQVLNILRSNPQLMATFIKQRAPKYIGRGGPGGGGPGPAVMDGQQVNAGVAPPGMHMGQGPGMGQGPGLGQMNPLQQQQQQQQQVAQRSMMGVNMQQQQLAALQQQQQQQQQQQGVMPGQGANMSNISPQFRELMRKHLQQQQQQQQQQQQQQQMNHSQFQHPQAQQQHGYLGQPGMPPQQPGQPQAGGLQQQQGGPQPGMQQNYSGPVSHVAATLQQRVQQQQLQMQHQQQQNAMGGLPVGDGGPVGGGSLQQQQLQPPQGSSQPSQAMLQQAMHQRLLQQQQQHRGGGSPAQHNNPMSPQQQMSQSPHLQGQQLPTSLSNQVRSPQPSPRPQSQPPNSSPSPRLQPQPSPHRISPQTQTGSPHPSHLPQHHTGMVPPPHPQQPQQPPQQQQAVDQSPFGADQNAMLSQLGGMGALHGQGTSDMLAGNNQDMGTNINHNSLDIM